A genomic segment from Neisseria perflava encodes:
- a CDS encoding BolA family protein, with product MLLPEQVKTLIEGVTPCEHVEVEGDGHHFFAVIVSSSFEGKARLARHRLIKDGLKPQLESNELHALSISVAATPAEWAAKQA from the coding sequence ATGCTTTTACCCGAACAAGTCAAAACCCTGATTGAAGGCGTTACCCCTTGCGAACACGTCGAAGTCGAAGGCGACGGCCATCACTTCTTCGCCGTCATCGTTTCCTCCTCATTTGAAGGCAAAGCCCGCCTCGCCCGCCACCGCCTGATTAAAGACGGCCTCAAGCCGCAACTCGAAAGCAACGAATTGCACGCGCTGTCGATTTCCGTTGCCGCCACGCCGGCCGAATGGGCGGCCAAACAGGCTTAA
- a CDS encoding methyltransferase, with the protein MTEQDKRWQIHRHLAQDTDERLQLVRNAPKRIMLIGADADISRSLLAARYPDAVFEEYDPNADFLKTAAAARKGGFWQKLTGKTIPQHCQALTAPLPEASADMLWANLSLSRADDILPVLKNWAVALKTDGLLFFTHFGRDSLTELTGRLNHEGIECEAPTLIDMHDLGDMLADNGFYDPVTDTAKLELSYKKAGTFWQDMETLGLWNALKFSNPQAAKECVDKIFENEGRLNITLETVYGHAVKKLVLPQGENVVQFFPKRQG; encoded by the coding sequence ATGACCGAACAAGACAAACGCTGGCAAATTCACCGCCATCTCGCCCAAGACACCGACGAGCGCCTGCAGCTGGTCCGCAATGCACCCAAACGCATCATGCTGATTGGTGCCGATGCCGACATCAGCCGCAGCCTGCTGGCCGCGCGTTATCCCGACGCCGTGTTTGAAGAATACGATCCGAATGCCGACTTTTTGAAAACCGCCGCCGCCGCGCGCAAAGGCGGTTTCTGGCAGAAGCTGACCGGCAAAACCATTCCGCAACATTGCCAAGCCCTGACCGCGCCGCTGCCCGAAGCATCCGCCGATATGCTGTGGGCCAACCTCAGCCTCAGCCGCGCCGACGATATTTTGCCGGTATTGAAAAACTGGGCCGTTGCTTTGAAAACCGACGGATTATTGTTTTTCACGCACTTTGGCCGCGACAGCCTGACCGAGCTGACAGGCCGTCTGAACCATGAAGGCATCGAATGCGAAGCGCCCACGCTGATTGATATGCACGACTTGGGCGATATGCTCGCCGACAACGGCTTTTACGATCCGGTAACCGACACGGCCAAGCTTGAGTTGAGCTATAAAAAAGCCGGGACGTTTTGGCAGGACATGGAAACCTTGGGATTGTGGAATGCGTTGAAGTTCAGTAATCCGCAAGCGGCCAAGGAATGTGTGGATAAGATTTTTGAAAACGAAGGCCGTCTGAACATCACGCTTGAAACCGTGTACGGCCATGCCGTGAAGAAATTGGTGTTGCCGCAAGGGGAGAACGTGGTGCAGTTTTTCCCGAAACGGCAGGGCTAG
- the bioH gene encoding pimeloyl-ACP methyl ester esterase BioH yields MPHSAKKVYLIHGWAANRHVFDDLIPRLPAGWDVRALDLPGHGDASFAEPFDIAAVAETFAGQIDTPAHILGWSLGGLVALYLTALYPDKIQSLCLTASFARLTADTDYPEGLAQPALGKMVGAFQLDYAKHIKQFLQLQLLHTPHSGEILNRVLPDLARCGTPSALQAALEAVNHADARPLLPLIQTPSLLVFGQKDAITPPRMGEYLHRHLSNSELVLIDKAAHAPFLSHADEFAETYRNFVEKAV; encoded by the coding sequence ATGCCACACTCCGCCAAAAAAGTTTATCTGATACACGGTTGGGCGGCGAACCGCCATGTATTCGACGATTTGATACCGCGCCTGCCTGCCGGTTGGGACGTCCGCGCGCTTGATTTGCCCGGACACGGCGATGCGTCTTTTGCCGAACCGTTTGATATTGCCGCCGTTGCCGAAACCTTTGCCGGACAAATCGACACGCCGGCACACATTCTTGGCTGGTCGCTGGGTGGATTGGTTGCCCTGTATTTGACCGCGCTTTATCCCGACAAAATCCAATCGCTATGCCTGACGGCAAGTTTTGCCCGATTGACTGCCGACACGGATTATCCAGAAGGCTTGGCACAACCTGCCTTGGGCAAGATGGTCGGCGCATTTCAGCTGGATTATGCCAAACATATTAAACAGTTTCTACAACTGCAACTGCTGCACACGCCGCATTCGGGCGAAATCTTAAACCGGGTGTTACCTGATTTGGCGCGCTGCGGCACGCCTTCCGCCTTACAGGCCGCGCTTGAAGCGGTCAACCATGCCGACGCGCGTCCGCTGTTGCCGCTTATTCAAACGCCGTCATTGCTGGTGTTTGGACAGAAAGACGCCATTACGCCGCCGCGCATGGGCGAATATTTACACCGCCATTTGAGCAACAGCGAGCTGGTCCTTATCGACAAAGCCGCACACGCGCCCTTTTTAAGCCATGCCGACGAATTTGCCGAAACCTACCGCAATTTTGTCGAAAAGGCCGTCTGA
- a CDS encoding ComF family protein, whose amino-acid sequence MNVLSWWRNLKRLNARRCVLCHDSVSDGLCRGCANDLTEYFIDAAQSCPLCFRHVEGGAVCGSCQKKPPAFDRMWASLYYEPPVSSMIRELKHLADLGMSRPLADLMCQNAPDWLATEHFDFVLPMPLSKERRLKRGFNQSEALTDILAKRYGWTLLPRHAVFRRHGEPQSTLKSNERRRNIKNAFKIKAELPKACNILLIDDVFTTGSTLDELAKTLKKSGAGKIFCWSLARPPMKK is encoded by the coding sequence ATGAATGTTCTTTCTTGGTGGCGCAATTTGAAACGGCTCAATGCGCGACGTTGCGTATTATGCCACGATTCCGTTTCAGACGGCCTTTGCCGAGGCTGCGCAAACGATTTGACGGAATATTTTATCGACGCGGCACAAAGCTGTCCTTTGTGTTTCCGCCATGTCGAGGGCGGGGCGGTGTGCGGCAGTTGCCAGAAAAAGCCGCCCGCATTTGATAGAATGTGGGCCTCGCTGTATTACGAACCGCCCGTCAGCAGCATGATACGCGAGCTGAAACACTTGGCCGATTTGGGCATGAGCCGTCCGTTGGCGGATTTGATGTGCCAAAACGCACCGGACTGGCTGGCGACGGAACACTTCGATTTCGTCCTGCCCATGCCTTTGAGCAAAGAGCGGCGGCTCAAGCGCGGATTCAACCAAAGCGAGGCGTTGACGGATATTTTGGCAAAACGCTACGGCTGGACGCTGCTGCCGCGCCACGCGGTTTTCAGACGGCATGGCGAGCCGCAAAGTACGCTGAAAAGCAACGAACGTCGGCGAAATATCAAGAATGCATTTAAAATCAAAGCCGAATTGCCGAAGGCGTGTAATATTCTGTTAATTGACGATGTCTTTACCACCGGTTCGACCTTGGACGAATTGGCGAAAACGCTGAAAAAATCAGGCGCAGGTAAGATTTTTTGCTGGAGTTTAGCGCGGCCGCCAATGAAAAAATAG
- the trmL gene encoding tRNA (uridine(34)/cytosine(34)/5-carboxymethylaminomethyluridine(34)-2'-O)-methyltransferase TrmL: MFTIVLYQPEIPPNTGNIIRLCANTGADLHLVKPLGFPLDSSKMKRAGLDYHEFAKLTVHENFDDCLKALEGRRIFALTTKGSTRPDEVSFREGDVLLFGPETRGLPAEVLDSLPAGQKIRLPMMPDSRSMNLSNTVAVILFEAWRQNGFAGGV; this comes from the coding sequence ATGTTTACCATAGTTTTGTACCAACCCGAAATCCCGCCCAATACGGGCAATATCATCCGCCTGTGCGCCAATACCGGTGCTGATTTGCACTTGGTCAAGCCGCTTGGTTTCCCTCTGGATTCGTCCAAAATGAAACGCGCGGGCTTGGATTATCACGAGTTTGCCAAACTGACGGTACATGAAAATTTCGATGATTGCCTCAAGGCCCTTGAAGGCCGTCGCATTTTCGCGCTGACCACCAAAGGTTCTACCCGACCCGACGAAGTTTCCTTCCGCGAAGGCGACGTGTTGCTGTTTGGTCCCGAAACGCGCGGCCTGCCTGCCGAAGTTCTCGACAGCCTGCCTGCCGGACAAAAAATCCGCCTGCCGATGATGCCCGACAGCAGGAGCATGAATCTTTCCAATACCGTCGCCGTTATTCTGTTTGAAGCATGGCGACAAAACGGTTTCGCAGGCGGCGTATAA
- a CDS encoding septal ring lytic transglycosylase RlpA family protein: MTFTKKTLLSLAAATIGVLSINAAVADSVVRVEKLHPSANRSYKVAGKRYTPLTKVSSFSQTGKASWYGSQFHGRKTSSGERYNMNALSAAHKTLPIPSYARVTNMQTGKSVIVRVNDRGPFHGNRVIDVSKAAAQQLGFINQGTANVKVEQIIPGQTAAQTIITPNNKEFFVDLKSFGTEREAQAYLNQTAQSLPSDSKITLEKRNYEYVVKMGPFSSQERAAEAGERARHLNLASAI, encoded by the coding sequence TTGACTTTTACCAAAAAAACCCTCCTTTCCTTAGCCGCCGCCACCATCGGCGTCCTTTCCATCAATGCCGCCGTCGCCGACAGCGTGGTCCGAGTCGAAAAACTGCATCCTTCTGCCAACCGCAGTTACAAAGTTGCCGGCAAACGCTACACGCCGCTGACCAAAGTTTCCTCTTTCAGCCAAACCGGCAAAGCCTCATGGTACGGCAGCCAATTCCACGGCCGTAAAACTTCCAGCGGCGAGCGTTACAATATGAACGCCCTCTCCGCCGCCCACAAAACCCTCCCTATTCCCAGCTACGCACGTGTGACCAATATGCAAACCGGCAAAAGCGTCATCGTCCGTGTCAACGACCGCGGCCCTTTCCACGGCAACCGCGTCATCGATGTTTCCAAAGCCGCCGCCCAACAATTGGGTTTCATCAACCAAGGCACAGCCAACGTCAAAGTTGAACAAATCATCCCCGGCCAAACCGCCGCTCAAACCATTATTACCCCAAACAACAAAGAATTTTTTGTTGATTTGAAATCCTTCGGTACCGAACGCGAAGCGCAAGCCTATTTGAACCAAACCGCACAAAGCCTGCCATCCGACAGCAAAATCACGCTTGAAAAACGCAACTACGAATACGTTGTCAAAATGGGTCCGTTCAGCAGCCAAGAACGTGCCGCCGAAGCAGGCGAACGCGCCCGTCATCTGAACCTGGCATCCGCCATCTGA
- the ruvA gene encoding Holliday junction branch migration protein RuvA — MISRLTGKLIEKNPPQVVIDVNGVGYEADVSMQTFYNLPSVGETVHLYTQLVVREDAHLLFGFASAEERATFRQLVKVSGIGAKTALGILSAMNADELAQAIAEEDVKRLSSAPGIGKKTAERMVLELRGKLVSHTVSDGLFAPDAVADESQDIINTLLALGYNEREAKAATKGIPKGTEVGEGVRLALKNLLK, encoded by the coding sequence ATGATCAGCAGGCTCACAGGAAAATTGATTGAGAAAAATCCGCCGCAGGTCGTTATCGACGTCAACGGCGTCGGTTATGAAGCCGACGTTTCCATGCAGACTTTCTACAACCTGCCTTCCGTTGGCGAAACCGTCCATCTTTACACTCAGCTTGTTGTCCGCGAAGACGCACATTTGCTGTTTGGTTTCGCCTCAGCCGAGGAACGCGCCACCTTCCGCCAACTGGTCAAAGTCAGCGGCATCGGTGCCAAAACCGCATTGGGCATTTTGTCGGCCATGAATGCCGACGAGCTAGCGCAAGCCATCGCCGAAGAAGACGTCAAACGTCTCTCCTCCGCGCCCGGCATCGGCAAGAAAACCGCCGAACGCATGGTATTGGAACTGCGTGGCAAACTCGTGTCCCATACCGTTTCAGACGGCCTGTTTGCCCCTGATGCCGTTGCCGACGAAAGCCAAGACATTATCAACACCCTGCTTGCCCTCGGCTACAACGAACGCGAAGCCAAAGCCGCCACCAAAGGCATTCCCAAGGGCACGGAAGTCGGCGAAGGCGTGCGCCTGGCCTTGAAAAACCTGCTCAAATAA